The Oncorhynchus mykiss isolate Arlee chromosome 5, USDA_OmykA_1.1, whole genome shotgun sequence DNA window acactgaactctgtctaagAACTAGTTAATGAACCAGGCGGGGTAGTCATTTgggaaaccaaggctgttgagtctgccgataagaatacagtgattgacagagtcgaaagccttggtcaggtggatgaagacggctgcacagtacagtcttttatcgatggcagttatgatatcgtttaagaccttgagcgtggctgaggtgtacccgtgacaagctcggaaaccagattgcatagcggacctggcctccacaatcatccaatctcaacccaactgagatggtttgggatgagttggaccgcagagtaaaggaaaagcagccaacaagtgctcagcatatgtgggaactccttcaagactgttggaaaagcattccaggtgaagctggttgagagaatgccaagtgtgtgcaaagctgtcatcaaggcaaagggtggctactttgaagaatctcaaatataaaatgtattttgatttgtttaacacttttttggttacctcatgattccatatgtgttatttcatagctttggtgtcttcactattattctacaaagtagttCATAGTCTCTATAAAGAATaggtaggtgtatccaaacttttgactagtactgtatgggATAGCGTCTCTCAAATATTACATTATTTATCGACGTGCAATACTAATATTTATACTGTTaatgcccactgggcacagacgtcagttcaacgtctagttttgatgtacatttgattgagttgtcaactaacgtaaATTCAATGTgcaatcaacaaaacatttcaccatgtcattggatttaggttaagtTGGGTAACAAAAACATGAAATATCTTTATGTTGATGACTCTTTGCAAATCCAATTGaattccacgttgattcaacgtcatcacattgatttTTGGGGTAGAAATGATGTGggaacagaacaacagtttttgCCCATTgagtatcagtatcagtatcacAAACGGATCTGTATAGTATTTGTAGAAATAGTACACTAAGTAGCTAGATAAGTAACTATTGTATTAGTAAATCTGGCCTTTACTGATAGTATTCTCCTACCTTCCCCAATACCGGAGTTAAGCAACACTCCCCAGGAGAACCACATGGCTGACGACAAGGTGAGggcatcttcttcttcttcttcactgTTTACTTTAAACCTCCCAAACGGgctagagagagagcaggatatGAAGTGAGACATACACAAGCAGACAGAGACGAAATCCCTGGCAACCCCAGACAAGGAGAGTCTGTGAGTGGCAAAGCAAGAGCAAGATAGAGCACAGAAAGAGAAGGCCAGATGAACAGAACAGTGGAATGACTGGAGCCAGTCTTCACCTCTGTCCCCTCGACCCCAGTGAGAGAAGATCTGGAGAGGTCTGGAGCATAAGCAGAGGTAGagtatgtcacacacacacaaacacaaatacacacaaatacacacacacacacacacacacacacacacacacacacacacacacacacacacacacacacacacacacacacacacacacacacacacacacacacacacggatcccCTTGTACCTGAACCGGTCTAGTAGGTAAAGCATCACCGCCACCACATGCACCGAAAGACCCACCAGCAGCCACAGTGTGCTCTGAAACGGCTGCATGAACGAGTCCAGTGTACTGCGAGGGATTTCCTGTAACACACAGCACCAACAGTCATTCACTAACCACTTGCAGTCTACTACCACCCCATCTGCAATGAGGACTATATCAGGTGTAGTCTGGATACATTTTCAATTCACACTCTTCATACATTTTGGGGGGAATTTGGGAACATACCTTTTTAACGAGGATGGTTAGGCCTTGGTACTTAAAAGGTTTGGAGAATTCGATGTACTGGGCTCGTTCGTTGTTTATCGTCAGCGGGGCAACAATCATATCTGCCAGACCCCCCAGGAGCTCTCCCATCATGCCATTCCACTCTTTCTTGTTGCTGTTGTTCACCTGTGGTACGTGGGCGTCAAGGGTTAACAACTAACCCAACATGACAATGAATTTCAGAATGTAGTGTCTTTTATCAGAAACAGAAACAACAAATGAGCCCTCTCTTAAAACCCTTTGTGCCTTTAACCCAAATTAATATTAGCAGAAATGGTCTAAATGGTATTTTCTAGCTCAGAGACGTGGTAACTGAGCTTGGCTCTCCAGAGAAGCTCCATTCAGCTCATCTTGCTTGTTCGGTAGATCCTGACAGATCAGCGTGGGTCTCACTCTCACCACCTACTTGTCCCTCTAACACGGAGCTAAAGTCCCCAATGTAGTCGGACCCTAGGTTTCCATGGCTCTCTCGGACTGCTTTTAGTTAGTGATTTAGGGAAAGTTAGTGATTATGTCAAACAAAACCATTTTTGTGAGTTCAGTAACATACTGTAAGATGATTCTGTGTAATTTTCTAAACGTTACAAATGCATGAACTTAATTCAAAAAGCACATCTCCGAGATAGGAGATATGATTTGCTTCATAACTTAACATAATAAAATCTAatataaatgtatgtaaatagaCAATCGTTGGTCAATACATTTTGGGCCAGTGAGGTTTTCTATCTAGAGTGAACTCTGAGTATCTATAGGAACTGACCCGCTCCTGTGTTCCAAATTTCCCATCAGCCACCAGGTGCACCTCATAGGTAAAGTTCATGGTTCCGGCCAACTTGATAAGTAGATCGATACAGAATCCATAACAACATTGAGGTACAATTGGACGTCCTGTAACCAACCAGCAGAGGGTTGCAAGTTACAATCAATCTGGAGGaaatccctctctttctttttcaaTATTTTTGAATAACACCAGACATGCccaaacagtacacacacacactgttcaacCAAAATCACACATACAATAACATAGCTTCACACATGTTCACTGCAAACAGACttcacacactaaacacaggctGGCACATGCCCACACTGTTTGcaaacattaacacacacacacacacacacacacataaacacacacacacacacaccaatatgcCAACAATCACACAAAGGCACACTCAGCTACATGCATACATATATAGatacctactgtatatatatgtatgcatTTCCAGTTGGTACTTAGCGGGCGTAGTAAAAGCACAGTGATATCTTAAACGTCCCTGCTGTGTTACCTGGGATGGTCTCATTTGGTCCAGTGCAGATCACCTTTTTAATATCTGCCACTCCATTTAAGGTTTTTTCCTCCTTGCAGGTTCCATCCTGCTCAGTGGGTTTCACATACACAAAGGGCTCCTGGTGTATGGTCACTATCTATAACAGAAGGGAGAGAACGCTGTTTATCACACAGTGGGCTTTAGCTCACACTGACCCTGAGGGAGCTCTACATCACCAACCCTCCGGACAACAACCCCTCCTCAAGgaacacataaaacacacacacacatacccatggTAGAAATGAtggcgagagagaaaaagagatagaAGGATAGAGAAAGAATCCTGCGCAGACCCATTACATTGAAGATTCTGTAAGATATAAAGCATTGCTTTActttacatatacagtgcattcggaaagtattcagaccccttgactttttccacatattgttacgttacagccttattctaaaatacatatattttttactcctcatcaatctacacataataccctataatgacaaagcaaaaacaggttttcaggatttttgcaaatgtattaaaaacaaaaaactgaaataccttatttggataagtattcagaccctttttttatgagactcaaaattgagctcaggtgaatcctcttcccattgatcatccttgagatgtttctataacttgattgcagtccatctggggtaaattcaattgattgggcatggtttggaaaggcacacacttgtctatatatggtcccacagtttacagtgcatgtctgagcaaaatACATGAGGTcggaggaattgtccgtagagctccaagacaggattgcacagatctggggaaaggtatgccgcattgaaggtccccaagaacacagtggcctccatcattcttaaatggaagaagtttggaaccaccaatactcttccacccagccaaactgagtaatcgggggagaagggcgttggtcagagaggtgaccaagaacccgatggtcactctgacagagctcgagagttcctctgtgaagatgggagaaccttccagaaggacaaccgtctctgcagcactccaccaatcaggacctcagactggggcaaaggttcaccttccaacaggacaacgaccctaagcacacagccaagacaacgcaggagtggcttcgggacaagcctctgaatgtccttgagtggcccagccagagcccggacttgaacctgatctggcatgggagaaactccccaaatacaggtgtgccaagcttgtagtgtcatacccaagaggactcaaagctgtaaccgctgccaaaggtgcttcaacaaagtactgagtacagggtctgaatacttatgtaaatgtgatactttagacattttcaaacatttctaataatctgtttttgctttgtcatttgtcattgtgtatagattgattagggggggggggaacaatttaatacatttttgaataaggctgtaacgtaacaaaatgtggaaaaagtcaaggggtctgaatagtttctgagTGCACTGTATATCGTGAACATCATTGTTTGAGGAGGGTGAAATGCGGTACCTTTAGTCTTGTGGACATCTGAAAGCCCCgcggtttctctgtctctccccccggCCAGATGATCTTCCTCTGATTATTCATCACCACCTACAGGGTCATGACACCACGATTAGAGGAGTGTTGACATAATGTGTGGAGCTGATGAGGCCCAAACACAAGGGAGTCCAATACGAAAGAGTCAGCTGCTTTAGCTACAGCTTAGCATTTAGCTAATAAAACCACTGCTTTCTAATTACCATGCGTACTGCTTAATAGAGAGCTGTAATAGCAAAAGATAGGAAGATCACAGTAGAAATAGCGAGAATGACTTTTGCAGTAAAGTTACCTGTGTTCCATTGTAAATCCCGACTTGAATGAGTCGACTCTTCTGGTAGTTGAGAATGCTGTAGTGAGCGTACTTCCTGTCGCCATCGTCATTGAACTCCACACGTCCAGTGAGGCCCTCTGGGTACTTTGATGACATCAGAACCCTGAGACAGAGAAATTAAAGTAAATGTGAGTGTGATAGTGTAGGGAAATAGACAGagtgagaaagtgtgtgtgtgtatgtgtgtgtatgtgtgtacgtgtgtgtcttcCTGAATTACAATATATCATGACTTTATAAATATACCTTTTGAAGAGGGGCCCGGTTTTCCAGATGTTGGTGTTTCCCACACAGCCTCTGGGCGGCTCCGTGATGTTCTCCTTCTCAAAGAGCTCCTGGATGGACTGAGCCACCACTGCCACTGCGTCGTTGATGTGGGCCGACTCGTTCTTGCCGTTGATGAGCTGGAGGCCGATGAGACCTGCTCACATCACGCCAACAGCAGCACAAAGCCAATCAGTGACCTGCTAGGCTACCAACCACTCGGATTCTTTTGCAATACACACAATAAAAACGTATAGGAACCTCATGTTCAGCCATCCTGAGAAAAGGTCCAACCGCAAGTTTCGATCCAGCACCACGCTCTCTGTTGCTCTATTTGTAAAAGCAATTTTAATCATCCAGTACTGGAACAAACAAGCACTGGATGTCTTTGAACCATGACCTTCATCAtgatcaaaatagattttagctGATTTTCTTTTTATTCCTTTCTGAGAAGAGGCAACATCATCAGAGAGGAATGGATTCATATTTTGAGGTTGTTAGTGAACTTTTCCCAGCATGAAAAAAAGAGTACCTTGAAGTTGGATCGATTCAATTCTATCACCCATTTTATAGGGGTTAGGTTGGAAAATACCACAATCAGAAAGCTATAGTGTATGTGAGGGACCAAACAAACTTACATCAACTATATTAGAGAATTGATATACAAATCACATCAACAATCCAACTTCAGCTAAGTCTTTTCATTGCATTTGGTCCGGTAGTCTTACAGACTCTTGAAAGAAGCCACAGAGGTGAGTTTAAGACAGCAACAGGTGCTGAGACATGGACATGACTAGGGTTgcaatggggggagggggggggggtatattggTATATTACTAGTtcaccagtaaactaccagaattgcagtatctttcaaggattttatgtaatctatcagaagacatctagtggcccttttgggtacttcCGATTACCACAAtcgtctgtaattatctctggctctctctctctggccttatCGCATGTAaaatacactatatgaccaaaagtctatggacacctgctcgtcaaacatttaattccaaaatcatgggcattaatatggagctggtccccccctttgctactataacagcatccactcttaTTGGgttgctttccactagatgttggaacatttctgcggggacttgcttccattcagccacaagagcattagagaggtcgggcactgatgttgggcgattaggccttgctcgcagtcggagttccaattcatcccaatggtgttcgatggggttgaggtcagggctctgtgcagaccagtcaagttctttcacaccgagctcgacaaaccatttctgtatggacctcgctttgtgcacaaaGCATTGTCAtgcaaaccattattcctccttcaccaaacattacagttggcactctgcattggggcaagtagcattctcctggcattcgccacaaccagatttgtccatcgaactgccagatggtgaagcatgattcatcactccagagaacgcatttctactgctccagagtccaatggcagcgagctttacatcCCTCCAGCTggcacttggcattgtgcatggtgatcttaggcctgTGTGCGGCatctcggccatggaaaccaattttgtgaagctcccaacgaacaggtcttgtgctgacattgctcccagatgcagtttggaactcggtagtgagtgttgcatccgAGGAAAGATGATTTTTATGCGCTACTTGCTTCAGGACTCGGTGGTCcggttctgtaagcttgtgtggcttaACATTTCGAGGTTGAGCCATTGTtgttcctagacatttccacttcacattaaCAACGTTTACAGTTGCCCGGGCAGCTCTATCAGgtcagaaatttgatgaactaacttgttggaaaggtggcatcctatgatgaagctcttcagtaaggccattctactgcgaatgtttctctatggagattgcatgaatgtgtgcttgattttatacacctgtcagcaacaggtgtggctgaaataaacgaatccactcatttgaaggggtgaccacatactttgtatatatatactgtttatGAAATAATTCAAAtagatgattttaaaataaaaaataaaatgacaaagctgtaaatcatcttaaatataaaccatcaacttagtgaatacaaTTGGTGTATAATATGaaggtttcagcatgaaatattcTTTATACACTTATTTTACTTTGTCAATATGTATATTTATTGTGAATGTTTTGgcgtcaaactggtggcagtcaatagttggaagagttgcacGGTAattaatgccattgttgattagatgcttttttcgTTATTAAGtatattttctcttgaaccatatggtctatctactagaaagtAATGGAGAAATTACCAAAGTTacgatagattgccatagattttctgttaattacaAAAATGACTGAAGATTCctgtaactttggtaaattacaggtagctttgcaaccctagacATTACTGGCGAATAATTTTCTGGAGAGGTCTGAgcattgtcttacgtcagatagCGCTACTTACCGTCTCTGCACCGGTTGACGAGCGTTATGTAGGAGTGACACCACCTAACGTAAGACAATGGGGGTAGGGGGTGTTGGAGTGCCTGGGGTTGACGCTTACGTTTGTGACCACAAAGTGACATATTACGTGAGACTTGTGCAGACTCCGGGACATAAGCAAGACCGTTGTAGCTTACCATTCTATTTCAGTTACACTTCAATGTGGGGGTTGAAAAACTCCCTTTATAAACTCATGAGAACCAAGCTATTAATATGTCAGGATAGTACAATAAAGGCAGCGCGGGAAGCTTTGGATAACCCAACATATCTTTTTAAGAAACTCACTGTATGTACGGGTTAACCTATCAATAGTTATGACTATAGATAAAGAAATAGGTTCAGAGATACAGGACCTAACACTGTATCTTAAGAGCTTATAGTGTAAACTACTGTGACTCATTTAAAACCTTTAAACATATCAAATGCTTAAACGTTTAAATGCTTAACACTCAACAAATGATCACACATGATACATTGTTCGTAAAACAATGAATCCTTCGTCTATGGTTGTCTCCCTAATCAtagaggttaaataaaggtgactcCAGAAAAAATCCAGCGTTATGAAGTGTTTTCCGAGTGGCTGTTGGGTAGCAGCGTACGGTACGTACCATCTGGTGCCTCACTCAGGGCTTTACCCGACATCTCCCGCTCTCCCACCAGCCACACGTAACCCGAGCCCGTCATGTTGAGGAAACGGGCAGCCTTGTAAACTGCAGCAGCGTCCTCTTCACTGAAAACAGAGATGTTAAGTGACACAGGCGTGGTTACTTATCTTTCATCTAAACGCAAATCATTGCAGTAAATCACTACTGTGTGATATCATGCCAGCATTTACCAGTAAAAGTATGTAAAAAAGTGTCACTGTAAATCCAGTTGTGTTCTAATTAGGAGCCGGGAAAAGGACTTATGATCATTTTAGGTTAAGGATCGTGATCAGAATGAACTAGATTCAGTAGTAGAGGCAGGTCAGCTATGATGGGAGGGGACTGATGAGACAAATGGGAGGTGCTGTAGTCTCACCTGGCGGAGAGGATGATGACACGAGCCTCCAGCTCTTTGGCCTCCAGAAGCAGAGCAGTTAAGTTAGTCTCCTGGCTGAACTGGAGGACTTTCTCTGCCTGTGATCGGGGCACAAAATAAGTCAAGCCAGCTACTTACCCCCACCTCAGAAACCACGCTGTCTCTTTACCTGTTGTGTTAGGTTTTGTTGATTTTtgttgaaaaagagagagaggaaaaaaggaaAGCGATCCATGGAAATCGGCTCAACTAAAAAAAAGCTTTGAGGGGTAAAAAACGTTTGCATTTTTCGCATGCAAACTGAGGGTTATCAAGGCTCCAAAGAAGGACGTGCATGTTAGATAGGGGGGAGAAGAAGGTCAATGCAACCAGTAACTAAAAACAGGTGAAGGGGAGTGAGGGGAACCTTTCCCCCAACCAAAAACGGTTGAAAACTAGAGGTGCTACAAAACAGGAGGGAGTAGTAATCTGGGAAAGTGTTTTGTCCCACACTACCGGATCTCCACAAAGGAATAAACTTGCAATCTTTTTTTGTTTGGTTTAGAACATGCATTCCTTTAGTTGAAGGAAAAAAAGTAATATGATAGAAGCGGAGCGCTgttcatttctttatttttttaacggAAAATTATAGTCTTTCCATAACAAAACCATTCTTCTGTGAAATCATAGGAATAATGCCTCAAAGTAAAAAGAAACACGTGCTTCCAAGATAGGGGCATTTCTGGGTCGGCTGGTGACTGCTTGGGCTGGTTTCTAGTTGCTACGTTTGAAAAGTTGGTGGGCGGCGTGCATTGACCATGCAAATATACCTTAGGTCCTCGCTTGTTGTCATAGGACAGTTGGTCGAGGTTTTCATAGTTCCTTTTTTTATTCTGATGAGTAATGTGCACAGAGAAAATATGCAGACACAGAAGAATATTATAAACAGTTGAAAATGGATCGCAGTAAAGCATTCCAACAAATCTCCAACTTTTCTGCTTCAAATTGGGATCCCTTGGGGCTTGCAAAAAACATCAATGACAGCCACTGACCACTAGCAATCCTATT harbors:
- the LOC100135823 gene encoding glutamate receptor ionotropic, NMDA 1 isoform X6, whose protein sequence is MRLFLLAVFLSCSCARGGCEPKIVNIGAVLSQKRYEQVFKDAVTQANQIYGRDKFKLTAISVTHKPNAIQMALSVCEDLISNQVYAILVSHPPQSNDHLTPTPVSYTAGFYRIPVVGLTTRMSIYSDKSIHLSFLRTVPPYSHQAHVWFDMMREFRWNHIILIVSDDHEGRAAQKRLETLLEERETKNKKRNYENLDQLSYDNKRGPKAEKVLQFSQETNLTALLLEAKELEARVIILSASEEDAAAVYKAARFLNMTGSGYVWLVGEREMSGKALSEAPDGLIGLQLINGKNESAHINDAVAVVAQSIQELFEKENITEPPRGCVGNTNIWKTGPLFKRVLMSSKYPEGLTGRVEFNDDGDRKYAHYSILNYQKSRLIQVGIYNGTQVVMNNQRKIIWPGGETEKPRGFQMSTRLKIVTIHQEPFVYVKPTEQDGTCKEEKTLNGVADIKKVICTGPNETIPGRPIVPQCCYGFCIDLLIKLAGTMNFTYEVHLVADGKFGTQERVNNSNKKEWNGMMGELLGGLADMIVAPLTINNERAQYIEFSKPFKYQGLTILVKKEIPRSTLDSFMQPFQSTLWLLVGLSVHVVAVMLYLLDRFSPFGRFKVNSEEEEEDALTLSSAMWFSWGVLLNSGIGEGAPRSFSARILGMVWAGFAMIIVASYTANLAAFLVLDRPEERITGINDPRLRNPSDKFIYATVKQSSVDIYFRRQVELSTMYRHMEKHNYESAAEAIQAVRDNKLHAFIWDSAVLEFEASQKCDLVTTGELFFRSGFGIGMRKDSPWKQNVSLAILSSHENGFMEDLDKTWVRYQECDSRSNAPATLTFENMAGVFMLVAGGIAAGIFLIFIEIAYKRHKDARRKQMQLAFAAVNVWRKNLQQYPPTDITGQLNLSDPSVSTVV